Below is a genomic region from Papilio machaon chromosome 19, ilPapMach1.1, whole genome shotgun sequence.
GCTGCGCTGGTGGATGTGGTTGCAACGGCGCTTACAACGGCGCTTACAACGGCGGTTACCTGTACTAAAAACAAACTATGACTATTTGATTCTGTCTGTAATAAAAACGTCGAATCATTACGATCAAGCTCTACTTTCATTTAACTATTTGATCACAAGTATcacatataaattaagtaatactGGAACGTTAGGTTCCTTCATGTTTGACTATTAGATTTCTATAGCCATATtaagaataacatttttaatatagcaaCTAGAActaaggaaataaatattttaaatctcagaaattattatattacactcaaaatacaatgattttttaaGCTGGGGACGGATCAACGTCTAGCTGGAACTAGGTGTAATGTTACTAGATTTAATGTAACATTCACATGGATTGTCCACCCAAACGACATGCTGCTACGGACTCAACAACTGTTGTTAAATATTCGCGGTCACGAACTATTTTATCTGtagtatttgtaattaatttcgtTTCAATTTTATCGAACTAATTAAATGGATTGCGGAGCTTCATTTGGCTACACCAAATGGAAGttcgtgatctctgcctacccctctgggttacaggcgtgagtgtGTGGGTTAACTGAACTAAAGATCACAATAGcaatagaaaaatatgatCTATATAGAGCAATCGAACAATTTTTTGTACTTCACTACATACAACgtgattaaaaacatttttgaatcaATTCaggaaacattatatttttattaatataaggtggcaaaggaCAAACTCATAAACaaccgcaattgcagatgctttgcctacctataattgatggaggaggggacgcacagaaggATTACCTTTTTCCATGCGTCCCTTcatccgtcaaatccacttcccctttccgtaatatccttataagaaaatgtgaAGGGTCCTCATCTTCCcaactgaggggctcggagcctaagctaagttaggggtgactaggccatagtcaaccacactggtcaagtgcgggttggttggcATCATGCATATCTTTCAATTTCTTCGCATTtatgtgcgggttgcatcatgatgttttccttcaccataaaaacattagataaatttacgagtacatatgtaaatcgataaTCGAAAATTATATTGGCATATGgtgagattcgaacccaggacatgTGCTTAAACACGTGTGAAAACGTGTGAAGGGTAAGAGGACCAAAACAAGTCCCCCGGCATGCACACTCTTCAGATAAATCGCGGACTGGCTGACATAACATCTTACAGAAAAATACGAACGTTAGGATGGATTATTGTTTGGTTATCTCgtaactccagaacggctgaacggatcaaGATGAGAGGATCGTTTATATTACAATGTGGAATATCACATAGGctggttaggttttttttaatatcacgcGACTATAACCCGGGCGACAGCTGGCATACAtgggttattttttaattaccaaaataaaaatcaggtaatgtagaatacaaataatatgttaaacattttttaatcaataatgCTAAGTTAAtaagacataaaaattaaaaaaatcttgtaaaaaCATGGTCTTAATAcgttttacaaacaaaataatacgaGTCCTTTTATTACTGAAAATGGCTAAGCCAACGCAGGAAGAAGTGAGTGGACTGGAAATAGGTTAATGTCATTGCGGCTTTTTATGAATAGAAATAGGTTTTCGatactaatttacatttttaattataaaaaaaattattagtatcGCCAACAGGTAACACTATATTGTTTTGTAGTAGGTAATTAGAAACTAATCgtgtagttataaaaatatcaaacgtGTTTCTATGGCGAATTTCCATTGTTAAACAATTTCACAAACGCGTAGTATTTTTACCTTGTACACAGTAAAATTCAATActacatttgtaataataatgtttacgtaaaattaaaaaaataattaaaataaaaatatttcgaattaaaaattgtatattttcagATGACGTTATTAATGAGACATTTCTTAGTAGATTCCGCAACCACATCCACCGAAGGCACGGCCAGCGATAGCGGGACCGTAGCCGATTCCGGCAGCGAGACCGGGTCCGTAGCCCAAACCAGCGGCAGCGGGATAGCCCCAAGCGGGAGCAGCGATGTCTTCGCTCACCATGCCCACGGCACCGTTGCCGCAGCCGTAGGAGACGGCACCAGCGCCAGCGGTAGGCAGCGCACCCTCCAGACCGACGGTGCCTAGGAAAGGAAGCTCACCACCGACGGCTAAGATGCCTCCGATCTCGTTCTCGGACAGAACGGACAAACCGACGGGTGGGATGGGGGAAGCACTGGAAGTGGGGAATCCACCACCGCTTGAAGTTGGGACGGCGGCCAGACCACATCCGCATCCGGCTCCATAACCAGCAAAGGGACCGGCGCCGAAGGGAGCTGCACCCATCAAAGGAGCTTCGTAACCCAAACCAGCGCCGCAGTATGCGGATATGGactgtaaaagatttttatttgaaatttttcatcaaattattGCAATTGTCAGTAACGTTTATTCCTTTGGCATTTGCagaaaatttagttttatagtgTTACGATTTTCTTTCTTTGGCTTTGTTTTAGGGTTAAATTCGTAAAAGTCAAAATTGTAACTTACGTGAGCCAAAAAGGCCTGAAGGCAGAAGAGAAGGACGGTCTTAGCTGACATGTTGATGAATGTATAATACAATACTGAGGTTAACGTATAGtaaggttatatttatatgaaaaacggcctaaataatacaaaaatgaaattaagaaataatttaaagcacTAACATACAATACGTGActgtttaaatgaaaaaaatgttaagaaatattaatcaaaaagtttgttgtgttgttgttttcttttgaaattatatgaatCGGCAAGGTACGTGTTGTTTTTGGGTTTGATAATAAAAGtaggaattgtaataataagttttttgttttactcgTAAGTGTCTTAAACTACTTatcatcataaaaataatacaattggTGAAGCCAAACTGTACGTAGGAGTACTATAAAAATGATACTTTAGAcgtatattacatacatacctatatttattattacgaaATTTTATTGTCCTCCGGATAaaggtaaatatataaatagttttcttCCTACAATAGAATCATTCTCGATTACGCAGTCGGAAAACAAACATGTCTCCTTTCGCCTTTTTGCTGCTCTGCATCCAAGCTTGCTTGGTCcaggtaaatattaaaattaatgcatttgttatattgaaatgtttttttttttaatgaaactatctaattatttaacaacaattttaaaacgttataGAATGCGTACAGCGCATGCCTTGGAGCCGGACTCGGTCTAGGCTACGCTGATGGATGGGCTGGTGAATGTGGCCGCGGCTACGGACCCGGCTTAGCCACCGAATTCGGTTACGGACCCGGACTTGGACTTGGCTACGAAACCGGACTTGGACTTGGACTTGGCTACGGACTCGCTGGCCCTGCTGCCATCGCTGGCCCGGCTTACGGAGGCAATGGCGTCGGTGACATTGCCGTCGCTGGTGAGATGGGCGTCGCTGGTACCACCGTCGTCGCTGGCCAGGTGCCTATCCTGGGTGCTGTCAGATTCGGAGGTGATGTTCCTGCTGGCGGCGTCGTCTCCATCGCCGGCAGCTGCGCTGGTGGATGTGGTTGCAACGGCGCTTACAACGGCGCTTACAACGGCGCTTACAACGGCGGTTACCTGTACTAGAAACAAACTATGACTATTTGAATCtgtctaaaataaaaacgacgAATCATTACGACCAAGCTCTTCTTTCATTTAACTACTTGGTCACACTTCATAAACATATCACATAGAATTTATGTTATAACGAAACAGTATGGTCTATTTTGACTGCAGGCATTCCTGATGAtgaatattaagtttaatatgaGATTAACATTTCTAACTTTGCAAAATAATCAGAATTAAGtaaactgttattttaaatccCAGAAATTATTACACTCAAAATATCactattgaatttatatataatataacctCCTATTTTTTTGAACCCAGCTAATAAATCGGTCTCATATGTACtgcaatatatgtatataatataagcaATATGTATAGTAGGattattagaaaatagtgGTTTGTAAATAGTTTGAGAAAGATATCAGTATTTGATTTTAACCATATTagcgaaattttaaattaattttgtttaaatttaaccgAACTGAAGATCACAATAGCAAAAGAAATATGTTCAAACGTTAAGAGTGCATTCgtataattttgtacttcACTCCATACAAAGTGATTAAAATTTTGGGATCGATCTCAAGGATAACGTGTAAATTTCAGCAGATGGCGAATATAAACGGACAAAGTAATTCTTCTCCTTTAACTTAAAAACGACCGGAGtccatagttttttttttttttgacggcgctatgccgccctctcgttccccTAACATAGTCAAGGTCAGGGACCTGGGGTGCGgaatattctttatttctttatttataatatttgaccaattacataaaacttaaacTAATATCACATTCGTTtccttttaaaaacttaaaatactaaaaacataaataaaaacaataaatacttaCTATTACGaatgtgataaaataataaactacgtcttatttctatttatggCCAAGAGGGCCGACGCTTAACAGTATTATAAGATGCAGCACAGACTCCTCGGTACCCGGATCGCAAATGCACGAGGGGCTCTCCTTGCAGCGGAACCTGCACAAGTACGAGGAGAACCCCTCGTGCCCAGTGGAGTCCGTAGTTTAGACCCCGCCCCGTTTATCCTTTATCCTTTTATTAAGTAAGAATggtgttattaataatataagtattttggGAAGTAAAAGAGTTAGGAAGAGAGGTTAGGGTTGAGCTCTTATGAAGGGaaagtgaaattatttaaatatacagtcaaaatctgttataacgacatcgaagggactactcatattgagtcgtaaaaaccgatagttgtaacaaccggtgacaggtattaataggaaagatatgtatataacattcagccaggacctttgatttttggtcaatttaaccggtatgttgttctaaacgatgtcgccataaacggttttgactgtagtaTGAATAggaaacaatatgtttattaaaaggtgtaactatattttgtgccaaaccaataaaataaagtacaaataaattttataaatgagcatgtttagatgaatggatggtttttattttgtaactccagaacggctgaacggaccagactgaaatttggtacatacattattttttcatttcacgCGGAGGGAGAAACGAgctacagctagtttaatcgtagtacataatatgaaattcgattgttattaaatgaatttaaaaacgagtggtttttttaaatgctttacACAGGAAAATTCAatactacatttataatattattttcctaaaacgaaaataaaattgaaataaaaataaaattgacttaaaattatatatttttaaatgacgtCGTTAATGAGGCATTTCTTAGTAGATTCCGCAACCACATCCACCGAAAGCACGTCCAGCGATAGCGGGACCGTAGCCGATTCCGGCAGCGAGACCGGGTCCGTAGCCTAAACCAGCGGCAGCGGGGTAGCCCCAAGCGGGAGCAGCGATGTCTTCGCTCACCATGCCCACGGCACCATTGCCGCAGCCATAGGAGACGGCACCAGCGCCGGCGGTAGGCAGCGCTCCTTCCAGACCAACAGTACCCAGGAAAGGAAGCTCACCGCCGACGGCTAAGATGCCCCCGATCTCGTTCTCAGACAGAACGGACAAACCGACGGGTGGGATGGGGGAAGCACTGGAAGTGGGGAATCCACCACCGCTGGATGTTGGGACGGCGGCCAGACCACATCCACATCCGGCTCCATAACCAGCCCAGGAAGCGGCGCC
It encodes:
- the LOC123722095 gene encoding chorion class B protein PC10-like: MSAKTVLLFCLQAFLAHSISAYCGAGLGYEAPLMGAAPFGAGPFAGYGAGCGCGLAAVPTSSGGGFPTSSASPIPPVGLSVLSENEIGGILAVGGELPFLGTVGLEGALPTAGAGAVSYGCGNGAVGMVSEDIAAPAWGYPAAAGLGYGPGLAAGIGYGPAIAGRAFGGCGCGIY
- the LOC123722096 gene encoding chorion class A protein L11-like — protein: MSPFAFLLLCIQACLVQNAYSACLGAGLGLGYADGWAGECGRGYGPGLATEFGYGPGLGLGYETGLGLGLGYGLAGPAAIAGPAYGGNGVGDIAVAGEMGVAGTTVVAGQVPILGAVRFGGDVPAGGVVSIAGSCAGGCGCNGAYNGAYNGAYNGGYLY
- the LOC106715164 gene encoding chorion class B protein PC10 — encoded protein: MSAKAVVLFCAQALLVQTISAFCNGGLGYDAPLMAAAPFGAASWAGYGAGCGCGLAAVPTSSGGGFPTSSASPIPPVGLSVLSENEIGGILAVGGELPFLGTVGLEGALPTAGAGAVSYGCGNGAVGMVSEDIAAPAWGYPAAAGLGYGPGLAAGIGYGPAIAGRAFGGCGCGIY